Sequence from the Rhizobium sp. TH2 genome:
GATCCCTGAAACATCCGCGGCAGGCTTTAGCGCCTCCTCGATCGATTCCACGCCGCACAATCCGCAGCCTACCGGCCCGGCCTTGGCCCGGCGACGGACGCGGAGCGCGCGATCGACATCATCCTTGACGCTGATCTGCAGATCTATGCCGCCGGAGGCGGATTCGACCTCAACACCGATCACCTCGTCCAAGCTCTCGATAATACCTTCGGACAGCGAGAAACCGACGGCGAAGTCCTCGAGATCGGCGGGCGTCGCCATCATCACGGCTTCGGTCGAGCCGCCATAGGAGAGCGCGATGGCGGATTCTTCGGCCACCGTGCGATGGCCGTTGGAGAGCACGGCATTGCGGAAGATGGTTTCGGGGACGCGGTGGGAGGTGGGCGTTTCAGCCATTGGCACCCCCCTCTGTCCTGCCGGACATCTCCCCCTCAAGGGGGGAGATTACTTGGAGCACGCTTGCCGGCCATCTCGACCAACCGTTGCTCAGCATCCGACGAAAATTTGAAGCGAGGCTAGAACCCCCAGCCAATCTCCCTCCTTGAGGGGGAGATGCCCGGCAGGGCAGAGGGGGGTATGCCACGCTCACGCTCAAATCCTTACTCCGCAGCTTCCAGCTTGCCCACAATCCGGCGCGAACGACGGCTGAGTTCGTCATACTCCTCCTGCCAGCGCGACGGGCCGTTGGAGGGCGAGATCTGCACCGCCGTCACCTTGTATTCCGGGCAATTGGTCGCCCAGTCCGAGAAGTCGGTGGTGATGACATTGGCCTGCGTGTCGGGATGGTGGAAGGTCGTATAGACCACGCCGGTCGCCACCTTCTCGGTGATCAGAGCGCGGAGCGACGTCTCACCGGCACGGCTCTGCAGCCGCACCCAGTCGCCATCGCGGACGCCACGCTGCTCCGCGTCGTGCGGATGGATTTCCAGCCGGTCCTCTGCATGCCAGGCGCCGTTTTCAGTGCGCCGTGTCTGCGCGCCGACATTGTACTGGCTGAGCACGCGGCCGGTGGTGAGCAGCAACGGGAAGCGCGGGCCGGTCTTCTCGTCGGTCGCGACATATTCGGTGCGGATGAACTTGCCCTTGCCGCGCACGAAACCGTTGACATGCATGATCGGCGAACCCTCGGGGAACTTCTCGTTGCACGGCCACTGAACCGAGCCCATCTTTTCGAGATAGTCGTAAGAGACAAGCGCGAAGGCCGGCGTCGTCGCCGCGATCTCGTCCATGATTTCGGACGGATGCGTGTAGGTCCAGTTCAGGCCCATGGCATTGGCGAGGTTCTGCGTCACTTCCCAGTCGGCATAGCCGTTCTTCGGCGTCATGACCTTGCGGACGCGGTTGATGCGGCGCTCGGCATTGGTGAACGTGCCGTCCTTCTCGAGGAAGGTCGAACCCGGCAGGAAGACGTGGGCGTAGTTCGCCGTTTCGTTGAGGAACAGATCCTGCACGACGACGCATTCCATCGCGGCGAGACCGGCCGAGACATGCTTGGTATCCGGGTCGGACTGGAGAATATCCTCGCCCTGGATGTAGATGCCCTTGAACGTGCCATCGACGGCCGCATCCAGCATGTTGGGAATGCGCAGGCCCGGCTCGTTCTCAAGCGTAACGCCCCACATCTTCTCGAAGATCGCGCGGGTCGCATCATCGGAGATATGGCGATAGCCCGGCAGTTCGTGCGGGAAGGAGCCCATGTCGCAGGAGCCCTGGACATTGTTCTGGCCGCGCAGCGGGTTCACGCCGACACCACGACGGCCGATATTGCCGGTCGCCATGGCGAGGTTGGCGATTGCGATGACCGTGGTCGAGCCCTGGCTGTGTTCTGTCACGCCGAGGCCATAATAGATGGCACCATTGCCGCCGCGGGCAAACAGACGGGCCGCACCGCGGATCAGTTCCGGATCGACCTTCGTATACATCTGGATCGCTTCGGGGCTGTGGCGTTCTTCGGAAACGAATTCGGCCCAATCGGAAAATTCCGACCAGTCGCAGCGCTCGCGGATGAAGGCTTCGTCATAGAGGCCTTCGGTGACGATCACATGCGCCAGCGCCGTGACGACGGCCACGTTGGTGCCCGGCATCAGCGGAAGGTGGTAATCCGCCTTCACATGCGCGGTCGAGACGATTTCGGTCTTCCGCGGATCGATGACGATCAGCTTGGCGCCCTGGCGCAAACGCTTCTTGAGCCGCGAGGCGAAAACCGGATGGCCTTCGGTCGGATTGGCGCCGATGACGATGACGACATCCGTATCCTCGACAGAGTCGAAATCCTGCGTGCCCGCCGAGGTGCCGAAGGTCTGGCCGAGGCCATAGCCGGTGGGCGAATGGCAGACGCGGGCGCAGGTATCGACATTGTTATTGCGGAAGCCGGCCCGGACCAACTTCTGCACCAGATAGGTTTCCTCATTGGTGCACCGCGACGAGGTGATGCCGCCGATCGAATCCTTGCCATACTGGTACTGGATGCGGCGGAATTCGTTGGCGGTGTATGTCAGCGCCTCTTCCCAGCTCACTTCGCGCCAGGGATCGGAAATCTTCTCGCGGATCATCGGGTTGAGGATGCGGTCCTTGTGGGTGGCATAGCCCCAGGCAAAACGGCCCTTGACGCAGGAATGGCCGCGATTGGCCTTGCCATCCTTCCACGGCACCATGCGGACGAGTTCCTCGCCGCGCATTTCCGCCTTGAAGGAGCAGCCGACGCCGCAATAAGCGCAGGTGGTAACTTCGGAATGTTCCGGCTGGCCGATCTCGATGACGGTCTTCTCGGTCAGCGTCGCGGTGGGGCAGGCTTGCACGCAGGCGCCGCAGGAGACGCATTCGGAGGAGAGGAAATCCTCGCTTATGCCCGCAGCGACCCGGCTGCCGAAGCCGCGGCCCGAAATCGTCAGCGCGAATGTGCCCTGCACCTCCTCGCAGGCGCGGACGCAGCGCGAGCAGACGATGCACTTCGACGGATCATAGGTGAAATACGGGTTCGACTCGTCCTTCGGCATCCAGTTAAGGTTCAGCGCACCATCGTTGCGTGCCGTGACGTGGTTCTCTCCTTCATAGCCATAGCGCACATCGCGCAGGCCGACCGCACCAGCCATGTCCTGCAATTCGCAATCGCCGTTGGCGGCGCAGGTCAGGCAGTCGAGCGGATGATCGGAAATATAGAGCTCCATCACGCCCTTGCGGATGTCCTTGAGCCGCGAGGTCTGGGTATGAACCTGGATTCCTGGCGCGACCGGCGTCGTGCAGGAGGCAGGCGTACCATTGCGGCCTTCGATCTCGATGAGACAGAGGCGGCAGGAGCCAAAGGCATCCATCATGTCGGTGGCGCAGAGTTTCGGTATCTCGATGCCGGCATCCATCGAGGCGCGCATGATCGATGTGCCTTCGGGGACCGTGATCTCGCGGCCGTCGATTGTCAGCGTCACCATCTTTTCGGATTTCGAAGCGGGCGTGCCGTAGTCGATTTCGTGAATAAGGCCCATGATATTACTCCGCTGCCTGAAGGGTGGCTGCCGGACGGAAGTCATCCGGGAAATGATTGATGGCGCTCATGACGGGATAGGGCGTGAAGCCGCCCAGCGCGCAAAGCGAACCGAATTTCATCGTGTTCGAGAGGTCCGCGACCAGAGCGAGGTTCTTCTCCGGCTCGATGCCCTGCGAAATCTTGTCGATGGTTTCGACACCGCGGACGGAACCGATGCGGCAGGGCGTGCACTTGCCACAGGATTCCACGGCGCAGAATTCGAAGGCGAAGCGCGCCTGCGCCAGCATGTCGGCGGTGTCGTCGAACACCGTGATGCCGGCATGACCGATCAGGCCGTCCTTAGCCGCGAACGCTTCGTAGTCGAACGGCGTGTCGAACAGCGACACGGGGAAGTAAGCCCCGAGCGGCCCACCGACCTGTACGGCCTTGACCGGGCGGCCCGTACGGGTGCCGCCACCGATGTCGTTGACGATTTCGCCGAGGGTAAGGCCGAACGCGACTTCATAGAGGCCGGAATGCTTGACGTTGCCGGCGATCTGGATCGGGATCGTGCCGCGCGAGCGGCCCATGCCGAAATCCTTGTAGTGTTGCGCGCCCTTTTCCATGATCACAGGCACGGAGGCGAGCGAGATCACGTTGTTGACGACTGTGGGCTTGCCGAGGAAGCCTTCAAGCGCGGGTAGTGGCGGCTTGGCGCGCACGACGCCGCGCTTGCCTTCGAGCGAGTTGAGCAGCGAGGTCTCTTCGCCGCAGACATAGGCGCCGGCACCGGAGCGGATCTCCATGTCGAAGGCCTTGCCCGAACCGAGCACCGAAGCCCCCAGCACGCCCTCGCGGCGAGCGACTTCCACCGCCTCGTTCATGATCAGGATGGCGTTCGGATACTCCGAGCGGAGATAGACATAACCCTTGTTTGCGCCAACCGCGATGCCCGCGATCGCCATGCCTTCTATCAACACGAAGGGGTCGCCTTCCATGATCATCCGGTCGGCGAAGGTGGCACTGTCGCCCTCGTCGGCATTGCAGACGATGTATTTCTGCGGGCCGGCCGCATCATGAACCGTCTTCCACTTGATGCCGGTCGGGAAGCCCGCACCACCACGGCCGCGCAGGCCGGAATCGGTGACTTCCTTGACGACATCGGCGCCGGTCATACCAAGCGCGCGTTCGAGGCCCACAAGACCGCCGAGCGACTTGTGGTCATCTAGCGACAGCGGATCGGTGATGCCGCAGCGGGAGAATGTCAGCCGCGTCTGATTCTTCAGCCAGCTGATTTCTTCTGTCAGTCCATGGCAGAGCGGATGATCCTTGCCTTCGAGCAGGCCGGCATCGAGCAGACCAGCAACATCCTTGGCGGCAACCGGACCATAGGCGACGCGGCCGGCCGGCGTCTCAACCTCGACCAGCACTTCGAGCCAATGAAGCCCACGCGATCCATTGCGGACGATTGTCGCGTCGAGGCCGCGTGCGGAGATCTCGGCCTGGAACGCCTTGACGACCCTCTCGGCGCCGACGGCGAGGGCTGCGGAATCACGCGGGATGAAAATGCGAACAGTCACAGGCGCACCTCCTTGATGAGGGCTGAAAGCGTCTCGCGGTCGAGGCGCCCGTGAAGCTCCCCAT
This genomic interval carries:
- the fdhF gene encoding formate dehydrogenase subunit alpha, with translation MGLIHEIDYGTPASKSEKMVTLTIDGREITVPEGTSIMRASMDAGIEIPKLCATDMMDAFGSCRLCLIEIEGRNGTPASCTTPVAPGIQVHTQTSRLKDIRKGVMELYISDHPLDCLTCAANGDCELQDMAGAVGLRDVRYGYEGENHVTARNDGALNLNWMPKDESNPYFTYDPSKCIVCSRCVRACEEVQGTFALTISGRGFGSRVAAGISEDFLSSECVSCGACVQACPTATLTEKTVIEIGQPEHSEVTTCAYCGVGCSFKAEMRGEELVRMVPWKDGKANRGHSCVKGRFAWGYATHKDRILNPMIREKISDPWREVSWEEALTYTANEFRRIQYQYGKDSIGGITSSRCTNEETYLVQKLVRAGFRNNNVDTCARVCHSPTGYGLGQTFGTSAGTQDFDSVEDTDVVIVIGANPTEGHPVFASRLKKRLRQGAKLIVIDPRKTEIVSTAHVKADYHLPLMPGTNVAVVTALAHVIVTEGLYDEAFIRERCDWSEFSDWAEFVSEERHSPEAIQMYTKVDPELIRGAARLFARGGNGAIYYGLGVTEHSQGSTTVIAIANLAMATGNIGRRGVGVNPLRGQNNVQGSCDMGSFPHELPGYRHISDDATRAIFEKMWGVTLENEPGLRIPNMLDAAVDGTFKGIYIQGEDILQSDPDTKHVSAGLAAMECVVVQDLFLNETANYAHVFLPGSTFLEKDGTFTNAERRINRVRKVMTPKNGYADWEVTQNLANAMGLNWTYTHPSEIMDEIAATTPAFALVSYDYLEKMGSVQWPCNEKFPEGSPIMHVNGFVRGKGKFIRTEYVATDEKTGPRFPLLLTTGRVLSQYNVGAQTRRTENGAWHAEDRLEIHPHDAEQRGVRDGDWVRLQSRAGETSLRALITEKVATGVVYTTFHHPDTQANVITTDFSDWATNCPEYKVTAVQISPSNGPSRWQEEYDELSRRSRRIVGKLEAAE
- a CDS encoding NADH-quinone oxidoreductase subunit NuoF; translation: MTVRIFIPRDSAALAVGAERVVKAFQAEISARGLDATIVRNGSRGLHWLEVLVEVETPAGRVAYGPVAAKDVAGLLDAGLLEGKDHPLCHGLTEEISWLKNQTRLTFSRCGITDPLSLDDHKSLGGLVGLERALGMTGADVVKEVTDSGLRGRGGAGFPTGIKWKTVHDAAGPQKYIVCNADEGDSATFADRMIMEGDPFVLIEGMAIAGIAVGANKGYVYLRSEYPNAILIMNEAVEVARREGVLGASVLGSGKAFDMEIRSGAGAYVCGEETSLLNSLEGKRGVVRAKPPLPALEGFLGKPTVVNNVISLASVPVIMEKGAQHYKDFGMGRSRGTIPIQIAGNVKHSGLYEVAFGLTLGEIVNDIGGGTRTGRPVKAVQVGGPLGAYFPVSLFDTPFDYEAFAAKDGLIGHAGITVFDDTADMLAQARFAFEFCAVESCGKCTPCRIGSVRGVETIDKISQGIEPEKNLALVADLSNTMKFGSLCALGGFTPYPVMSAINHFPDDFRPAATLQAAE